From Selenomonas ruminantium AC2024, a single genomic window includes:
- a CDS encoding molybdopterin-containing oxidoreductase family protein → MKDFTLSRRSFLKATAITGLAATISGSFKGIEKAAEAAGTEEKGEEKVVHTVCRACIAMCGVLAHVKNGRVVKIEGDPIHPMSCGRMCAKGLAAIQALYNPNRNKYPMIRAGERGENKWRRVSWDEAIDYIAKNLMEVREKYGAEGLVCTTGGGGNPEFGSARRFASVFGTPNWWEPGAQQCWMPRTSTYRLMYGLTEQSPLQTTSIADTDALEIYFHEDTPMKSLVMWGTCASNDNPSFGGRAVIALRAKGVKTVVVDPRLTNDAAKADVWLPIRPGSDVALMLAWIRYIIEHKLYDEEVCLKWSNLPFLVNTKTKMCLRESDVTPGGSPDTYMVWDKKTQSAQPLPYPWNDALEPELFGTYTVNGMECKTGFQMYKERCEEWTLEKAAEVCWLDAGKIEEAIKIYAEGPGGLSLGVATDQNPQSMQAAMGACALDLMMGYMQKPGTLLQNFKSVKFGGSAVSALYKFLPPEQFKKRLGSKEFKAALHWGSCHSPYVRKAILEGKPYPIKAWIERSGNKFAVMANAESWVPAMEKLDLIVHMYMYPTSFSTFADVLLPVTEWLESDFVVPSLNWIFPRQAVTHIYETMNETVIWAKIAKRCGQLGHQACKDSFDPAKTAPEQPYWESMDEFWSYMTTRRLGMTWKELCKKGPYEVMPISEWRRYGFYKQINPKTGQPNGFGTPTKKLEIYGEAFITLGRTGKPFAPYPVLDPVDKDYDPMPYYMEPAESPLPGSELAKEFPLVMTNGRLPYFHHGTLRNVPWLREIYPAPEIWIHPEAAKKSGVKTGDWVWVESKRNKTRAVAWVTEGINPGVVYMERFWFPETMNTATRGFKECNVNLLSSNEPPYNDMMGTYTLRGFLVKVYKADSAPEGIWLKPEEFKKWLPEYTEETPRVELEVGKNA, encoded by the coding sequence ATGAAAGATTTTACCTTGAGCAGGAGAAGCTTTCTAAAGGCTACAGCCATTACTGGCTTAGCGGCGACTATCAGCGGTTCCTTTAAGGGCATTGAAAAAGCTGCTGAAGCTGCTGGTACAGAGGAAAAAGGGGAAGAAAAAGTCGTACATACGGTCTGCCGTGCCTGCATCGCTATGTGTGGAGTACTAGCTCATGTCAAGAACGGCAGAGTGGTGAAGATTGAAGGGGATCCTATACACCCCATGTCTTGTGGGAGAATGTGTGCAAAAGGCTTGGCGGCGATTCAGGCATTATATAACCCAAATCGCAATAAATACCCCATGATTCGTGCAGGCGAACGCGGGGAAAACAAATGGCGGCGTGTATCATGGGATGAAGCCATTGATTACATTGCTAAAAATCTGATGGAAGTACGGGAAAAATATGGTGCCGAGGGTTTGGTGTGCACCACCGGAGGCGGTGGGAATCCTGAATTCGGCAGTGCCCGTCGCTTCGCCAGTGTATTTGGTACGCCTAACTGGTGGGAGCCAGGCGCACAGCAGTGTTGGATGCCCCGTACTTCGACATATCGTCTGATGTACGGATTGACGGAACAGTCACCGTTGCAGACCACCAGTATTGCAGATACGGATGCACTAGAGATTTACTTCCACGAAGATACTCCCATGAAGTCACTGGTAATGTGGGGCACATGTGCCAGCAATGACAATCCTTCCTTTGGCGGACGGGCAGTTATTGCACTAAGGGCTAAGGGCGTTAAAACGGTTGTAGTTGACCCGCGCCTGACCAATGATGCCGCCAAGGCTGATGTATGGCTGCCCATACGTCCCGGCTCGGATGTGGCTTTAATGCTGGCCTGGATTCGCTATATCATTGAGCATAAGCTTTACGATGAGGAGGTTTGCCTCAAATGGTCGAATCTGCCTTTCCTAGTTAATACGAAGACAAAGATGTGCCTGCGGGAAAGTGATGTTACTCCCGGCGGCAGCCCAGATACGTATATGGTCTGGGATAAGAAGACTCAATCAGCTCAGCCGCTTCCTTATCCTTGGAATGATGCTTTAGAACCGGAGCTTTTTGGCACTTACACAGTTAATGGTATGGAATGTAAGACTGGCTTCCAAATGTATAAGGAGCGCTGCGAGGAATGGACACTAGAAAAGGCCGCAGAAGTATGCTGGCTGGATGCTGGCAAAATTGAGGAAGCTATCAAGATTTATGCTGAAGGCCCCGGTGGTTTGAGCTTAGGCGTGGCAACGGACCAGAATCCCCAGTCTATGCAAGCGGCTATGGGAGCTTGTGCTCTGGATTTGATGATGGGGTATATGCAGAAACCGGGAACACTGCTTCAGAACTTTAAGTCGGTGAAATTCGGTGGCTCGGCGGTATCGGCTCTATACAAATTTCTGCCACCGGAACAGTTTAAGAAGCGTCTGGGCAGTAAGGAGTTCAAAGCAGCTCTGCATTGGGGGTCCTGCCATAGCCCTTATGTGCGCAAGGCAATCTTGGAAGGCAAACCATATCCAATTAAAGCATGGATTGAACGCTCCGGTAATAAGTTTGCCGTAATGGCTAACGCAGAATCCTGGGTGCCAGCCATGGAAAAGCTGGATTTAATCGTCCACATGTATATGTATCCCACGAGCTTTTCCACCTTTGCCGATGTGCTGTTGCCGGTAACTGAATGGCTGGAATCTGATTTTGTGGTTCCTTCGCTGAACTGGATATTCCCACGACAGGCAGTAACGCATATATACGAAACCATGAACGAAACGGTTATTTGGGCAAAGATTGCCAAACGCTGTGGCCAGTTAGGGCATCAGGCATGCAAGGATTCCTTTGATCCAGCTAAAACTGCACCGGAACAGCCTTATTGGGAAAGTATGGATGAATTCTGGAGCTATATGACTACCCGCAGGCTAGGGATGACCTGGAAGGAACTTTGCAAGAAAGGCCCCTATGAAGTTATGCCAATCAGCGAATGGCGCCGCTATGGTTTCTATAAGCAAATCAATCCCAAGACCGGCCAGCCAAACGGATTCGGTACACCAACTAAGAAGCTGGAAATATACGGCGAAGCTTTTATCACTTTAGGACGTACGGGCAAACCTTTTGCTCCTTATCCGGTTCTTGATCCTGTGGATAAGGATTATGATCCTATGCCCTATTATATGGAACCGGCTGAAAGTCCGCTGCCCGGCAGTGAACTGGCCAAAGAATTCCCATTGGTTATGACAAATGGTCGCCTGCCTTATTTCCATCATGGGACCTTGCGTAATGTACCTTGGCTCAGAGAAATTTATCCAGCTCCGGAAATTTGGATTCATCCGGAAGCCGCCAAGAAATCCGGCGTTAAGACTGGCGACTGGGTGTGGGTGGAATCCAAGCGTAATAAGACCAGGGCCGTTGCATGGGTAACGGAAGGTATTAATCCTGGCGTGGTCTATATGGAACGCTTTTGGTTCCCTGAGACAATGAATACGGCTACCCGTGGTTTCAAAGAATGCAATGTCAATCTGCTGAGCAGCAATGAGCCGCCTTATAACGATATGATGGGAACATACACTTTGCGTGGCTTTTTGGTAAAGGTGTATAAGGCGGATAGCGCCCCTGAGGGGATTTGGCTCAAGCCGGAGGAGTTTAAGAAATGGCTGCCTGAATATACGGAGGAAACTCCGCGCGTAGAACTGGAGGTGGGCAAGAATGCGTAG
- a CDS encoding metallophosphoesterase, whose protein sequence is MDRIERLLVFGDIHGKWDRFMMAYQKAAFNPDKDLLIFLGDYLDRGEQPVPVMEWVMEHLGQKHIVFLRGNHEQMFYTAMKAKDEPDNLLSFLFGSPKALWLNNGGSITLSEIEKADRKDRLIDSWLKLIEQLPLYTEVKVNGRIYWFMHADCEPDVPLAEQKTKTLLWNRSLAMHPQLHQGKQIIVLGHTPVQALGYQANPQWLQDGRLVLMDTGSFMGNGRVSCADLLSGEVYQSSI, encoded by the coding sequence ATGGACAGAATAGAAAGATTATTGGTCTTTGGTGATATTCATGGTAAATGGGATCGGTTTATGATGGCTTATCAAAAGGCGGCTTTCAATCCTGATAAGGACTTGTTGATTTTCCTGGGAGACTATCTTGACCGCGGTGAGCAACCGGTGCCAGTGATGGAGTGGGTAATGGAACACTTAGGCCAAAAGCATATAGTATTCCTGCGCGGCAATCATGAGCAGATGTTTTATACGGCTATGAAAGCTAAAGATGAGCCGGATAATCTGTTGTCGTTTCTATTTGGTTCGCCTAAAGCATTGTGGCTCAACAACGGAGGCAGTATAACCTTATCCGAAATAGAAAAGGCAGACCGGAAGGATAGACTCATTGACAGTTGGCTGAAACTGATAGAGCAACTGCCATTATATACAGAAGTCAAGGTTAATGGCAGGATATATTGGTTTATGCATGCTGATTGTGAGCCGGATGTTCCTCTAGCCGAGCAAAAAACAAAAACATTATTATGGAACAGAAGCCTGGCAATGCATCCACAACTTCACCAGGGAAAACAGATTATTGTTCTGGGGCATACTCCTGTGCAGGCCTTAGGCTATCAGGCAAATCCGCAATGGTTACAAGATGGCAGGCTGGTTTTAATGGACACGGGGAGTTTCATGGGGAATGGCCGCGTATCCTGCGCTGATTTATTAAGTGGGGAAGTATATCAGTCATCGATATAG